The following nucleotide sequence is from Streptomyces leeuwenhoekii.
GGTGCGCTTGACGCCCATCTGCCGCTGGGCGACGCGGAGCGTGTGGCCGATGGCCGGCAGCCCCGCCGCGGCGTGCTTCGGCTCGGCGACCCGCGGCGCGTCCTGAACCGGATCGCCCTTGGGCGGCTTGGTGGCCATCGCGCACTCCCCTTCGTGTACACGTGTGAGCTACGTCTCCGATCCTCGCACGCACCGGTGACGATGCGGCGCGCCGGGCGTGCACGGGACGTGAGCGATGCGCGCGGTCCGCGGGGGACCGGCGCCCCGGCGGGCCGGTGTTCGCCCGCGAGGGGCCGCCCGCCCCCGGCCGCCGCGCCAGCCGCCCGGCCCCCGGGGCGGAGGGGAGCGGTCGCCGTGAGGCACCGGCCGGGTGCCCGCGGCGGCGCGGGACCGGAGCCGGTTGTCAGTGCGGCGTGGCAGGATCGGGGACGTGGCAGAGACAGCATCGAAGAAGACCGACCCCACCTCCGGCGGCCGCCCGCGGCTGATGCTCATGGACGGGCACTCGCTGGCCTACCGCGCGTTCTTCGCGCTGCCCGCGGAGAATTTCACCACCGCGACCGGCCAGCCGACCAACGCGATCTACGGTTTCGCGTCGATGCTGGCCAACACGTTGCGTGACGAGGCGCCCACGCACTTCGCGGTGGCGTTCGACGTGTCGCGCAAGACCTGGCGGTCCGAGGAGTTCACCGAGTACAAGGCGAACCGCTCCAAGACGCCGGACGAGTTCAAGGGCCAGGTCGACCTGATCTGCGAGCTGCTCGACGCGATGCACGTCTCCCGCTTCGCCGTGGAGGGGTACGAGGCCGACGACGTCATCGCCACGCTCGCCACCCAGGCCGAGGCCGAGGGCTTCGAGGTGCTGATCGTCACCGGCGACCGGGATTCCTTCCAGTTGGTCAGCGAGCACACGACGGTGCTGTATCCCACCAAGGGCGTCTCGGAGCTGACCCGGTTCACCCCCGAGAAGGTCGTCGAGAAGTACGGGCTGACCCCGGCCCAGTACCCCGACTTCGCGGCCCTGCGCGGCGACCCCTCGGACAACCTGCCGGGCATCCCGGGCGTCGGCGAGAAGACGGCCGCCAAGTGGATCAACCAGTTCGGCTCGTTCGCGGAACTGGTCGAGCGCGTCGACGAGGTCAAGGGCAAGGCCGGGCAGAACCTGCGCGACCATCTGGAGTCCGTCAAGCTCAACCGCCGCCTCACCGAGCTGGAGCGGCAGGTCGCGCTGGACAAGGCGGTCACCGAACTGGCGAGGGCGCCCTACGACCGCAAGGCCGTCGCGATGGTCCTGGACACCCTGGAGATCCGCAACCCGTCGCTGCGGGAGCGGCTCTTCGCCGTCGACCCGGGTGCCGAGGAGGCCGAGACCACGCCGGTCGTGGCGGACGGCGTGGAGCTGGACGGCACGGTCCTCGGCACCGGCGAGCTGGCCGGCTGGCTCGCCGAGCACGCCACGCAGGCGCTCGGCGTCGCCACCGTCGACACCTGGGCGCTGGGCGCCGGCTCGGTCGCCGAGGTCGCCCTCGCCGCGCCCGACGGGGCCGCCGCCTGGTTCGACCCGTCCCAGCTCGACGAGGGCGACGAGACGGCGTTCGCCGGCTGGCTGGCCGACGCCGGCCGGCCCAAGGTCTTCCACGACGCCAAGCGGGCGATGCGGGTCTTCGCCGAGCACGGCTGGAGCGTCGACGGCGTCCGGATGGACACGGCGCTGGCGGCCTATCTGGTCAAGCCGGGCCGCCGCTCCTTCGACCTGGACGCGCTGTCCCTGGAGTACCTGCACCGGGAGCTGACCCCCGCCGCGGCGGCCGACGGGCAGCTCGCCTTCGGCGCGGACGACGCCGCGCAGGCCGAGGCGCTGATGATCCAGGCCCGCGCCGTCCTCGACCTGGGCGAGGCGTTCGGCGGCCGCCTGGAGGAGGTCGGCGCCGCGGACCTGCTGCGCGACATGGAGCTGCCGACCTCCGCGCTGCTGGCCCGGATGGAGCGGCACGGGATCGCGGCCGACCGCGCCCACCTGGAAGCCATGGAGCAGATGTTCGCCGGCGCCGTGCAGCAGGCGGTGAAGGAAGCGCACGCGGCGGCGGGCCACGAGTTCAACCTGGGCTCGCCCAAGCAGCTCCAGGAGGTCCTCTTCGGCGAGCTCGCCCTGCCCAGGACGAAGAAGACCAAGACCGGCTACACCACGGACGCCGACGCCCTGGCCTGGCTGGCGACGCAGACCGACAACGAACTGCCGGTGATCATGCTGCGCCACCGTGAGCAGGCCAAGCTGCGGGTCACCGTCGAGGGCCTGATCAAGACGATCGCCGCGGACGGCCGGATCCACACCACGTTCAACCAGACGGTCGCGGCGACCGGCCGGCTGTCGTCGACCGACCCCAACCTGCAGAACATCCCGGTCCGCACCGACGAGGGCCGGGCGATCCGCCGCGGCTTCGTGGTCGGCGAGGGCTACGAGTCCCTGATGACGGCGGACTACAGCCAGATCGAGCTGCGGGTGATGGCCCACCTGTCCGAGGACGCGGGCCTGATCGAGGCGTTCACCTCCGGCGAGGACCTGCACACCACGGCCGCCTCCCAGGTGTTCTCCGTGGAGCCCGCCGCGGTCGACGCCGAGATGCGCCGCAAGATCAAGGCGATGTCCTACGGCCTGGCGTACGGCCTGTCGGCGTTCGGCCTCTCCCAGCAGCTGAACATCGAGGCCGCCGAGGCCCGCGCCCTGATGGACGCCTACTTCCAGCGCTTCGGCGGCGTACGGGACTATCTGCGCCGGGTCGTGGACGAGGCGCGGGCGACGGGCTACACGGCGACGCTCTTCGGCCGCCGCCGCTACCTGCCCGACCTCAACAGCGACAACCGCCAGCGCCGCGAGGCGGCCGAGCGGATGGCGCTCAACGCCCCGATCCAGGGCACGGCGGCGGACATCGTGAAGATCGCCATGCTGCATGTGGACCGGGCGATGCGGGAGGCCGGCCTGAAGTCCCGGATGCTCCTGCAGGTCCACGACGAGATCGTCCTGGAGATCGCCCCCGGCGAGCGCGAGGCGGCGGAGGAGATCGTCCGCCGCGAGATGGCGAGCGCGGTCGAGCTCCGCGTCCCCCTGGGCGTCTCCGTGGGCGTGGGCCCGGACTGGGAGTCGGCGGCGCACTGACCACGCGCCGCCCCTGCCGGGACGCGTCCCGCCAGGGGCGGCCGGGGCTCGGGCTGATCCGGCACCGGGGGAGCGGCCGGAGGCCGGGGCGGGCCCGGCGGAGGCGGTCCGGTGCGGGGCGTTCGGGTGCGCAGGCGGCCCCCGGTCCAGCCCGGCGCCCGCCTGCCCGCTCCCGCCTGCCCGCCGCCGGGCCGTCACTCAGGTGGCCCCCGCGGAAAAGCCCCCGCCCCCGGCGCCCGCGAGGATGCGGGCATGGGTATACGCACGCTCCACCGGACCGCACCACCGCGGACCGGCGCCGAGGGACCCGCCCGCGTGTCACTCCCGTCGGTCCCGGTCGTCGCGCCGGACGCAAGCACCGCCCGCGTCCCCGAGACCTTCGCCCCGGCCCTGCGCCGGGCCGCGGCCGGTCTGCGCCGCAGGCTCGTCCACCGGCGGCCTCCCGCCGCGGGACCCGGCGGGACATCCGCCTGGCGCCTGTGGGCCGAGCTGGCCCGCGGTTACCTGGCGCTCGCCCTCACCCTGCTGCCGAGGCACCGCCCCGCCCACACCTTCACCGTGTTCGTCGCCACCGCCGGCACCACCGGCACCGCGGACACGCCCGGCACCGCGGACATGCCCGGCACGGTCAGCGCGCGACGGGGCTCCGCCGCGGACCGGCGCCGTCCCGGTCGGCCGGGTCCCGGGCCGGACGCCGCACCCTGACCACCACGGCGTACAGCAGCAGCCCCGGGACGAGCCCCGCGCCCGCCCCGAAGCACACCGTCGGGATCAGCTCCCACGGCTTGGCGACCGGCCCCCAGTAGTCCCACCACCGCGTCGCCCGCTGCACCGCCCCGGCCACCGCGCAGCCGCCGATCACCACCGCGGCCCCCCACCGCTCCCGGGCCGACAGCGCCGCCACCCCCGGCGACCCGGCCCGGGACGGCGCCCGCCGCAGCGCCCGGGCGAGGAACACCGCGAGCACCACCGCCGCCACCGCGGAACCGCCGTACTGCAGGTACCAGTACAGCGGCGAGCCCGCGAACTCCCGCCCCAGCACGGGAAACGTCCGCGTCCCCCACCGGCCCTGGTGCGTGAACGCGTCCCACCCGATGTGCGTCAGCGCCCCGAGCACCGCCGACACGTACCACCGCACGGCCGAGGACGCCCGTACGCGCGCGCGTGGCGCCCCGCACCGCAGCAGCGCCCCCGTCCGTCCCTGCCAGTCCCGCGGCAGCAGCGCCACCAGCGGTTCACGCACCAGCAGCCACAATCCCACCAGGGCCCAGGAGACGAGCACGTCCACCGTGAACACACCGGGGACGGAGTGCGTGACGTCCCCGAACTCCATCGCCCCGGACAGCACACTCGCCGCGTAGTAGGTCATGTCGGGAGAAAAAGAACCCGCCACGAGCACGGCCGGCACCAGCGCTGCCCGTCCGGTCCCGTCGGTGCGCACGGCCGGCAGCACCGCCACCGCATGACTGAGCGTGAACGGCAACAGGACTCCCCACGGCGGACATTGGCCGGACGGTGACACCCCACGTGGCCAACAGGTGAAAATCGGGCACGAACGGGTGCCCATGCAAAGCAAGTTGTCGTAGGGTCGCCTGCGTCACCGTACCGGTCGAACAGGCGAACCACACGCACACGGCACTCGGAGCCGCTCCGGGGGCAACCCGGGGCGCGCGCCGATCGTCAACAGGGCGAGCACAGCAGACGGAACAGACGGGCGCCCGGGCGTCCACGGGAGGGTTCACTCTATGGCGGCGCATTTCGGCAGCAGGCTGCGCAAGGGCGCGGCGACCACCGCCGTGGCCGCGGCCGCGGTCGCGGCCCTGTCCGCGTCCCAGGCTCCGGGTGTGACGGTCGACGACCACGGCAGACGGACCGCGGCCGACACGACGCCCTCACCGGAGACCGGCGCGGACGGCAGCGCCACCGGCAACTCGCCGTACTACACGGACCTGCCGCCGCTCAACAGCCCGCGCCCCGACCCGTCGTCGACCGCCGGCACCCCCGTCGTCCAGGGCCCCGCCGAGGCGGGCATCCCCGCCACCGTCCTGGACGCGTACAAGAAGGCCGCGGATTCCCTGCGCGCCGCCAAACCCGGCTGCAACCTGCCCTGGCAACTCCTCGCCGCCATCGGCAAGGTGGAGTCGGGCCATGCCCGCGGCGGACGCGTCAACGCCGACGGCACCACCCTCAGCCCGATCTTCGGACCGCAGCTCGACGGCAACGGCTTCGCGCTGATCAAGGACACCGACGGCGGCGCGTACGACGGCAACAGCAGCTACGACCACGCGGTCGGCCCCATGCAGTTCATCCCGTCCACCTGGGCGTGGGCCGGACGCGACGGCAACGGGGACGGCACCAAGGACCCCAGCAACGTCTACGACGCGGCGCTGGCCGCCGCCCACTACCTGTGCCGCAACGGCTGGGACCTGTCCACGCAGGCCGACCTCGACAGCGCCGTCCTCAGCTACAACAACTCGCGGGACTACCTGAACACCGTCATGCGGTGGCTGGAGTACTACCGCAAGGGCTCCCACGAGATCCCGGACGGCACCGGCGGCCTGCCCACGGGCCGCAGCGACACCGGCTCCGGAGGGACCCGGCCCGCGCCGTCGCCCCAGGACACCCGGACGCCCGACAGGCCCGGGGAGTCCCAGAAGCCGACGGCACCGGGCAAGCCCACCGAGCCCGCCGGGCCCGGCAAGCCCACCGAGCCCGCCCCGCCCGGGACCGGGTCCCCGACCCCTCCGCCCGGGCCGGGCTCGCCGACGCCCCCGCCGTCCGGCACGCCCACCGACACCGTGGACCACCTGGAGAACGCCGGGACCACGGGGCTCACCGCCACGGCCGGCCAGGCGTTCGCCGAGCGGATCGGCACCCGGGCCGAGACCGCGGCCGGCGAGGCCGTCGGCAAGGTGCGGATCCGGTACACGATCATCGGTGACACCGACGCCACCTTCGCCGGCGGCGAGAGCGTCGCCGTGGCCGTCACCGACAGCTCCGGCGTGGCCGTCGCCCCCGTCCTGCGGGCGGGCGAGAAGACCGGTTCCTTCACCGTGCGTGCCACCGTCGCCGGCCGCGCGGTCCCCGGCCTCGACTACAAGGCCACCGTCACCGAGCGGGTCGCCGACACCCTCGCCCGCACCGCCACCACCGCCCTGACCTGCACCCCCGGCGGCACCTTCGCGCACAGGGTGGAGGTGCGGGCCACCTACAAGGGCGCCGCCGCGAACGGGGTCGCCGTCACCGCGACGCTGATCCGGTCGGCGCAGGACCCGGCCGTGAACGACCGCGGCCCCTACTTCAAGGACGCCGCCGGCAAGCCCGTACGCACCCTGACGGGCCTGCGGACGGACGCCCGGGGCCTGCTGACCCTGCCCGAGCTGTTCGCGGACGACACCGCCGGCACGTTCGTCCTGCGCGTCACCACCGCGGGCGGCGCGACGCTCGACGTCGAGCTGACGGTCCAGGCGGCGCAGACGTCCCCCTCGGCGAGCGCGTCCCCCTCGGCGAGCACGTCCCCGTCGGCGAGCCCCGGCGCGTAGGACGCCGTACGGCGAAGGAGGTCACCGCCCGAGCCGGGCGCTGGTGTGCCGGGTCGGCTCGGCGGTGGCCGGATCCTGGGGCCACGGATGCCGGGGGTACCGTCCGCGCAGCTCCGCCCGGACCCCCGGGTAGCCGTTCCGCCAGAAGGAGGCCAGGTCGGCGGTGACCGCGGCGGGGCGGCCGGCGGGGGAGAGGAGATGCACGAGCAGCGGCACCCCGGCGATCTCCGGGGACCGCTGGAGCCCGAACATCTCCTGCAGCTTCACCGCGAGCACCGGCTGCCGGGGCTCGCTGTAGTCGATCCGGATCCTGGACCCGCTCGGCACGGTGATCCGCTCCGGCGCGAGCTCGTCCAGCCGCGCGGCCTCCCCGGTGGCCCAGGGCAGCAGCCGGGCCAGCGCCTGCCCGGCGTCGATCCGCGCCAGATCCGCGCGCCGCCCGGCCCGCCCGAGCTCCGGCTCCAGCCACTCGTCCACGCGCGCGTGGAGCGCGTCGTCGGAGACGTCCGGCCAGGGCTCGCCCAGGTGCAGACGCAGGAAGGCGAGCCGCTGCCGCAGCACCCGCGCCTCCGGCGACCAGCGCAGCAGCCCGAACCCCTCCCGCCGCAGCCCCTCCAGCAGGGCCTCCCGTACCAGACCGGGGGCGGCGTCGGCCAGGGGCCGCACCGCCAGCTCGATCGCCCCCAGCCGCTCCACCCGCCGGGCCACGACGTCGCCGTCGGCCCAGCGGACCTCCTCGCCCTCCGTGTGCAGGGACGCGGCGGCCAGGCGGGCCGTCTCCTCGTCCACCTCGGCGGCGAGCCGCACGCGCCCGTGCCCCTTGCCCAGCGGCCGGTCCGCGACGGCGACCGCCAGCCAGGGCGCGCCCCGCAGCGCCGACCCCTCCCCGAGCTCCACCCGGGTCCCCGAGGCCATCAGATACGAGCCGCCGTCCTTCCGGGCGACCCGCTCGGGAAAGGCCAGCGCCGCCACCAGCCCGGCCAGCCGCCCCTCGTCCCGGACGTCCGGCAAGCCGCTCCCTGACCCGGGCCCCGAGGACCCCTCCTCCGACTCCCCGGAGGCCGGTCCCTGCGCCGACACCGCCCGCAGCCGCCGCACCTCGGCCCGCCACCGCGCCCCGTAGGCGTCGCCCGCGCGCCGCGCCGTCCGGAGCGCGGCGACGAGATCGTCCCCGTACTCCCGGGGCGCCTCCTCGGAGAGCAGCGCCACCACCTCGGCCGCCCCGCGCGAGGCACCCGCGTCCAGCAGGGCCCGCCCCAGCCGCGGGTGCACCCCCAGCCGCGCCAGCCGCGCGCCGCGCTCGGTCGCGCGCCCGGCGCCGTCCACCGCCCCGACGGCCGCCAGGACCGTCCGCGCCGCCGCCATCGCCCCGGCCGGCGGGGCGTCCAGCAGCGCCAGCCCGGAGGCATCGGGATCGCCCCAGCACGCCGCCTGGAGGGCGAACGCCGTCAGGTCGGCCACCTGGATCTCGGGGGAGGGGAAACGCGGCAGACGGGCGTCCTCCGCCTCCGACCAGCACCGGTACACCACCCCCGGCGCCTCACGCCCGGCCCGCCCGGCGCGCTGCCGGCCCGAGGCCCGCGACGCCCGCACGGTCGTCAGCGCGCTCAGCCCCCGCGCGTGGTCCACCCGCGGCTCGCGCGCCAGCCCCGAGTCGACGACCACCCGCACCCCGGGGACCGTCAGCGACGACTCGGCCACCGAGGTCGCCAGCACCACCCGGCGCCGCCGCCCCGGCGCCAGCACCGCGTCCTGCACGGCCGCCGGTGCCCGCCCGTGCACCTGGACCACCTCGACGTCCCCGAACTCGCCGAGATCACCGAGCCGCCCGGCGACCCGGGCGATCTCCCCGGCACCCGGCAGGAAACACAGCACGTCCCCCTCGCGCTCGGCCAGCGCCCGCCGCACCACCGACGCCACGTGCGCCAGCAGCGCCGGGTCCACCCGCATCCCGTGCGGGGGGCTCACCGGCCGCGGCGGCGGCGCCCACACCACCTCCACCGGGTACGAGGCGCCCCGCGCCGCC
It contains:
- a CDS encoding DUF4184 family protein, yielding MPFTLSHAVAVLPAVRTDGTGRAALVPAVLVAGSFSPDMTYYAASVLSGAMEFGDVTHSVPGVFTVDVLVSWALVGLWLLVREPLVALLPRDWQGRTGALLRCGAPRARVRASSAVRWYVSAVLGALTHIGWDAFTHQGRWGTRTFPVLGREFAGSPLYWYLQYGGSAVAAVVLAVFLARALRRAPSRAGSPGVAALSARERWGAAVVIGGCAVAGAVQRATRWWDYWGPVAKPWELIPTVCFGAGAGLVPGLLLYAVVVRVRRPARDPADRDGAGPRRSPVAR
- a CDS encoding lytic transglycosylase domain-containing protein; this translates as MAAHFGSRLRKGAATTAVAAAAVAALSASQAPGVTVDDHGRRTAADTTPSPETGADGSATGNSPYYTDLPPLNSPRPDPSSTAGTPVVQGPAEAGIPATVLDAYKKAADSLRAAKPGCNLPWQLLAAIGKVESGHARGGRVNADGTTLSPIFGPQLDGNGFALIKDTDGGAYDGNSSYDHAVGPMQFIPSTWAWAGRDGNGDGTKDPSNVYDAALAAAHYLCRNGWDLSTQADLDSAVLSYNNSRDYLNTVMRWLEYYRKGSHEIPDGTGGLPTGRSDTGSGGTRPAPSPQDTRTPDRPGESQKPTAPGKPTEPAGPGKPTEPAPPGTGSPTPPPGPGSPTPPPSGTPTDTVDHLENAGTTGLTATAGQAFAERIGTRAETAAGEAVGKVRIRYTIIGDTDATFAGGESVAVAVTDSSGVAVAPVLRAGEKTGSFTVRATVAGRAVPGLDYKATVTERVADTLARTATTALTCTPGGTFAHRVEVRATYKGAAANGVAVTATLIRSAQDPAVNDRGPYFKDAAGKPVRTLTGLRTDARGLLTLPELFADDTAGTFVLRVTTAGGATLDVELTVQAAQTSPSASASPSASTSPSASPGA
- the hrpB gene encoding ATP-dependent helicase HrpB, which produces MIRYDALDALPVREALPALSDALDGHGTAVLVAPPGTGKTTLVPLALAGLPGAGPARKVVVAEPRRIAARAAARRMAWLLGERTGDTVGYTVRGERVVGRHTRVEVVTTGVLLQRLQRDPELAGVDVVVLDECHERHLDADTAAAFLWDVRQALRPELRLVAASATTDAEGWARLLGGAPVVAARGASYPVEVVWAPPPRPVSPPHGMRVDPALLAHVASVVRRALAEREGDVLCFLPGAGEIARVAGRLGDLGEFGDVEVVQVHGRAPAAVQDAVLAPGRRRRVVLATSVAESSLTVPGVRVVVDSGLAREPRVDHARGLSALTTVRASRASGRQRAGRAGREAPGVVYRCWSEAEDARLPRFPSPEIQVADLTAFALQAACWGDPDASGLALLDAPPAGAMAAARTVLAAVGAVDGAGRATERGARLARLGVHPRLGRALLDAGASRGAAEVVALLSEEAPREYGDDLVAALRTARRAGDAYGARWRAEVRRLRAVSAQGPASGESEEGSSGPGSGSGLPDVRDEGRLAGLVAALAFPERVARKDGGSYLMASGTRVELGEGSALRGAPWLAVAVADRPLGKGHGRVRLAAEVDEETARLAAASLHTEGEEVRWADGDVVARRVERLGAIELAVRPLADAAPGLVREALLEGLRREGFGLLRWSPEARVLRQRLAFLRLHLGEPWPDVSDDALHARVDEWLEPELGRAGRRADLARIDAGQALARLLPWATGEAARLDELAPERITVPSGSRIRIDYSEPRQPVLAVKLQEMFGLQRSPEIAGVPLLVHLLSPAGRPAAVTADLASFWRNGYPGVRAELRGRYPRHPWPQDPATAEPTRHTSARLGR
- the polA gene encoding DNA polymerase I yields the protein MAETASKKTDPTSGGRPRLMLMDGHSLAYRAFFALPAENFTTATGQPTNAIYGFASMLANTLRDEAPTHFAVAFDVSRKTWRSEEFTEYKANRSKTPDEFKGQVDLICELLDAMHVSRFAVEGYEADDVIATLATQAEAEGFEVLIVTGDRDSFQLVSEHTTVLYPTKGVSELTRFTPEKVVEKYGLTPAQYPDFAALRGDPSDNLPGIPGVGEKTAAKWINQFGSFAELVERVDEVKGKAGQNLRDHLESVKLNRRLTELERQVALDKAVTELARAPYDRKAVAMVLDTLEIRNPSLRERLFAVDPGAEEAETTPVVADGVELDGTVLGTGELAGWLAEHATQALGVATVDTWALGAGSVAEVALAAPDGAAAWFDPSQLDEGDETAFAGWLADAGRPKVFHDAKRAMRVFAEHGWSVDGVRMDTALAAYLVKPGRRSFDLDALSLEYLHRELTPAAAADGQLAFGADDAAQAEALMIQARAVLDLGEAFGGRLEEVGAADLLRDMELPTSALLARMERHGIAADRAHLEAMEQMFAGAVQQAVKEAHAAAGHEFNLGSPKQLQEVLFGELALPRTKKTKTGYTTDADALAWLATQTDNELPVIMLRHREQAKLRVTVEGLIKTIAADGRIHTTFNQTVAATGRLSSTDPNLQNIPVRTDEGRAIRRGFVVGEGYESLMTADYSQIELRVMAHLSEDAGLIEAFTSGEDLHTTAASQVFSVEPAAVDAEMRRKIKAMSYGLAYGLSAFGLSQQLNIEAAEARALMDAYFQRFGGVRDYLRRVVDEARATGYTATLFGRRRYLPDLNSDNRQRREAAERMALNAPIQGTAADIVKIAMLHVDRAMREAGLKSRMLLQVHDEIVLEIAPGEREAAEEIVRREMASAVELRVPLGVSVGVGPDWESAAH